One window of Apteryx mantelli isolate bAptMan1 chromosome 8, bAptMan1.hap1, whole genome shotgun sequence genomic DNA carries:
- the KTI12 gene encoding protein KTI12 homolog, which translates to MPLVVLCGTRGSGKSRRAAELREALGGPERPAHVVAEAEGGRAALLAEVERRLGRRDVVIVDAGNELRSVRYELYCAARQAGTARCLLHCAGGAADPADPPFEAPDARNRWDRPLFTVGAEEPLPLAAIRAALFESRPPPPHRATRAQPLQSADFLHRLDRVTQEVLAAVLAAQRGGAQPGQLVRVPGVAEGLQLSRPLGMAELSRLRRQFISYAKMQPSDENLPQLASMFLQYLSRSTQ; encoded by the coding sequence ATGCCGCTGGTGGTGCTGTGCGGGACGCGGGGCAGCGGCAAGAGCCGCCGGGCCGCCGAGCTGCGGGAGGCGCTAGGCGGGCCCGAGCGGCCGGCGCACGTCGTGGCCGAggcggagggcgggcgggcggcgctgctgGCCGAGGTGGAGCGGCGGCTCGGGCGGCGGGACGTGGTGATCGTGGACGCCGGCAACGAGCTGCGCAGCGTGCGCTACGAGCTGTACTGCGCGGCGCGGCAGGCGGGCACGGCGCGCTGCCTGCTGCACtgcgccggcggcgccgccgacCCCGCCGACCCGCCCTTCGAGGCCCCCGACGCGCGCAACCGCTGGGACCGGCCGCTCTTCACGGTGGGCGCCGAGGAGCCGCTGCCGCTGGCCGCCATCCGCGCCGCCCTCTTCgagagccgcccgccgccgccgcaccgcgcCACCCGCGCCCAGCCGCTGCAGTCGGCCGACTTCCTGCACCGCCTCGACCGCGTCACCCAGGAGGTGCTGGCCGCCGTCCTGGCCGCCCAGCGCGGCGGCGCCCAGCCCGGCCAGCTCGTCCGCGTGCCCGGCGTCGCCGAGGGGCTGCAGCTGAGCCGGCCCCTCGGCATGGCCGAGCTGAGCCGCCTCCGGCGGCAGTTCATCAGCTACGCCAAGATGCAGCCCAGCGACGAGAACCTGCCGCAGCTGGCCAGCATGTTCCTGCAGTACCTGAGCCGCAGCACCCAGTGa